TAGCCCGCAAACGCTTTCCCAAAAACAGCATTGCGCATATCGGGACGCGTTACGATATTGATCGTTTTGGACGTGTTGCCATCATTAAAACCCGAAAATTGTGATTGTTCGCTTTGCTTGTCAAACACTTGTACTTTGTCTATCATCTCGGCAGGCAAATTGCGCAAAACCGTCGTCGGGTCGCTGCTAAAAAACGGCTTGCCATCCACTAACACTTCTTTTACGTTTTCGCCTTGTGCTTGCAATGTGCCATTTTGCATCATCACACCGGGCATTTTAGTTACCAAATCTTCCGCATTAGCGTCTTTGTGGGTCTTCACACTCGACGCGCTCATTTCTGTGGTATCGCCTTTTTGGGTTGCTGGTGGCAGCTTCTTCGAAACGACTACGGTTTGTAGCTCGCGGCCTTCTTTCAGCTCCAATTTTCCTAAGCGTAACATTTCGCCTGTATAAGAAATTCGTTTGCTAAAATTCTGATAACCAATGTAAGAGATTTTGAGTAAATACTCTCCGTTGGCCACATTCATAAACCTAAAACGTCCGTTTTCGTCGGCGGCTTGGCCTTGTTTGCTCGAATCGGCTACATTTTGGAGAATAATCGTTGCACCAATCAGTGGCGAAGTATCAGAGGCCGAAATTACGCGCCCCACAATGCTCGGACGCTGCTGTTGTGCTCGTGCTAACGTACTGGCAAACAGCAAGAATGCAGTACACGCAATTGCAAAAATTTGTTTCATGGGATTAACCAACGGTTGAAAGACGTTTTTAGTAAAATACTGTTGCAATAACTATATTAGAATTTGTTTAGAAAAAGAAATGTGCAAAGCACCAGCCTATCTTAAGCTAATACTTTGCACAAAGTTCAGTATATCCAACTAAAATTTAGAATATAAAAGTTCTATCTTAATGTTTTTTAACAAATATTAACACTCTTTAACATAGCTACCAATCCACTTGAGCGCGTTTTGGCTATTTTCAACAATACTTTTTAGCGGTTCGTTGCTTACGTGACCGTCGCATTCTATCAAAAATTTGTAATTGAAAGCATTGCCTTCGCGCGCGGGACGACTTTCCACACGATTTAGGTTAATGTGTGCCGAATTAAACTCGTTGAGCAAGTTGGCAAGGCTACCCGGTTCGTTGGAAAGCTGCGCCACAAAACTACTTTTGTCTTGGCCGCTTGGTTGGTTACTAAATGTTTTGCTCAAAATCAAGAAGCGCGTGCGGTTATTGCTGCTGTCTTGTACGTTCGAGAAAAGCACAGGCAAATTATAAAGTTTGGCGGCTACTTCTGCGCAAAGTGCTGCGCCTTCAGGGTCTTCGGAAGCGAGTTTTGCGGCAAGCGATGTAGAAGCAACTTCCTTACGTTCAATGTCTTTGGCATAATCATTCAAGAATTTGCGACACTGGCCGAAGGCTATATCTTTGGAATAAATACGCTTGATTTTGCGCATATCTTCTTGTTGGCTGGCAAACGAAAAATGAATTGGCAAGGCCAGTTCCGCCACAATTTGCACGCCACCTTCCAGCAGTCTGTCAATGGATTCTTGCACCGTTCCTTCTTGGTTGTTTTCGATAGGCACAACCCCAAACCGCACGCGTTCGGTGGTTACCGCCTCAAACACCGAACTAATATTTGGCAACGGGAAATACGTGCTTATCGCCCCAAAACGGCTTTCGGCGGCTTGATGACAAAAACTACCTTCAGGCCCCAGATACGCGATTTTTTCGCTGAGTTCCAAGTGCCTACTTACCGCAAAAATTTCTAAGTAAATGGCTTCTATGGCGGCTCTGTTCAGCAAGCCCGTAGAGCTAAGTTTGTCGAGGCGTTCTATGATAAACTTCTCACGTTCAGGACGATATACGACAGTTTTTTGGTCGCGTTTGAACTGCCCAATTTGTTTGACCACCTCCATACGGCGGTTAAGCAAACCAATGATTTGCTCGTCTAATTCGTCTATTTGTTGGCGCAAAAGTTCTAAAGACATAATGCGGGGATTTAAGAAAACAATTTAACAATGCTTACAAAGTAAAAATTGTTGAGCAAACAAACAAAGAGCTTTCTGCTTTTTTATAACGCTCTATCTCATTCACCCACGAAAATAGAGAAGCCCCAACTTATTTCTCTTGAAATTTGCTGGAGCTTCTCTATTTTTACGAGCAAGACATTTACTTCGTTATTTCCATTTTTTGTAATGTTATTGTCTCACCTACGGCTATTTTTACAAAATACATTCCCGCAGGCAGATTGTTCAATATCAGATTTTCGGAACTTGCCCGAACTACACCGCTGGCCACCATTTGCCCTAAAGCATTGCTAATTTCATAGCTTCCCGTACTTTGGTCTAAACCATTACACAACAGCGTAAAGTTTCCTTTGTTGGGGTTAGGATAAATAGAAGCGGCGAGCGTTTGGCGTTCTGTGCCTACAAATACGCTATGCGAATAGCTAAATTTTCCGTCCGCATCTATTTGTTTTAGGCGAAAATAAGCGGCATCAGCTTGCGGTACGTTGGTTTGGTAATCAATGGATTTGTTGCTGTTTCCTGCTCCTTTCACAAAAGTTACTTTCTCAAATCGTTGATTATCTGCCGACATTTCTACTTCAAAACCATTGTTATTAATTTCGGAAGCAGTTTTCCAGTTCAGTGTTACGATTTCAGGATTTTTTCTATTTCCTTCAAAACGAAGTAGTTGAATCGGTAGTGGAGGTTCTTCGCCCACCGTCCAAGGCGAAAACGAGTTGATACCCGTGCCGTCCACGAAAGAAGGCAACGCGTTGTTCCAAGTGCTAGTATGTTTGTCCCAAGTAGAGCCGTTGAAATGGTATAGTTGCAAGGCATTTGTATTAGCCATTGTACCCAATTCATTGGCACTGAACTCAATACGCATTTGTGCATTGGTAGGCGTACCCGATACCTCATATACTTTTTTGATACCGCCACTACCGACACTTGTACCCTGATAATGGTAACGGTCTATGCTCACCGTACCCGCATCGGCCAAGTGAATACCCATGCCTGCTACTTCCGTCAGTGTGCTGTTTGTACTGCGGCTGCTGGCACGAATGTAACCACCTTTGTTGCTTTGGCTCAGGCCAGAAGTATTATCCACTACGGTTCTGTTGGCGGCGCGACCTTCCAAAAGTACGCCAGTTGCTCCCAAATCAACGTTATGGCTGTTCAGGTCAAGCGTACCTTGGGTGAGCATCAGCACATCAGAGATGTTGAGGTCTTGTGTAAGCGTAACGCCAGCGGCATTATCTACTTTCAGACGCGCGATGGTCGGCGCGGAAGTAGCAATAATACTTTGATTAGAAGTTCCTTCAAACCACAACCAACTGGCCGCACCACCCGTATAAGTTGCGCCGCTTTGCTGATATGTACTGTCTAAGTAAATCGTACCGTCGTTGTTGATGCTGCCGCCTGCTTTGTTGGCAAGAAATGAATTAACAACACGCAAATTTGTACCACTGGTAACGTTGATGGTTGCGCCACTGTTGAGTACAATGCCTTGCGCCCAAACGCATTGCGATGTTATGGTTGTGATTAGTAGTAAAAAAGCTTTTTTCATGTTGTTACTTTTTGTTAGATGCTTCGATATTGAGCAAATCTTTTATTTGCTTCATTTCTGCTTTCAGCGTGTCTATTTCAGAAAGTTTAGTTTTAAAACCTGCATTTTCTGATTTTAGTCCAGCGTTAGCAGCTTCTAAAGCCTCGATTTGGGCTTGTTGTTCTTTAATGGCATTAATCAAAAGGAAAGTGTAGGCTTGTGGGTTTACCTCGCGCAAATCCTTGATTTTGTCATTTTTTTGTTTGCAGACCATGTAAGGCGCAATTTTTTCTAATTCTTGGGCAATGATACCAATTTGCTCGTCTTTCACAGGGAACGGCGCATTTTCATTGTATTGGAAGGTAATAGGATTAATTTGTTTTACCACATCCAAACCATCCGTGAACTGGCCTGTTACTGTTTTTACGCGTGCATCCGAGAACACGGTCCAGTTTCCTGTAGCATTGTTGGCTGTGCCATTCACCGAAAGTTTGGCAGTTGGGGCATTAGTACCAATGCCTACATTCCCATTTCCTTTAATGCGCATTAATTCATTAGAAGTAGTACTGGTTGTTCCCGCATAGTAAACAAAATCGGAGCTTGTGGCATCCACTTGAAAACGGTAAGTAGATGCGTTTACGCCCATTCCATAAAATTGGTGGTCGTTGTTGGAAGTTCCGTACAAAACTATCTTGCGGTTTGCAACGGTAGTTCCAAATTCTAATGGCGCATTAGGGGTTGCCCCAATACCTACATAACCTGTACTTGCAATGGTGGTAGTAAGACTTGAACCTGCTACATTAAGTGTAAAACTATTCGTTGAAATAGTGGTTGCTTTGGTTAAAGTCCCTCCCAATTGCATGACCCCACTGGTTAGCGTAAGGCCGTTATTAATACTTGTCCAAGTCGGAGCAATTCCTGCTCCTGCCGAAGTAAGCACTTGTCCTGCTGTACCTGCAACATTGCTGGGCATCAAAGCCCCTGCAAAACATAAATTTCCCCATACATCTAATTTTTGGGCGGGGGAAGAAGTGCCAATGCCTACATTACCTGAGCTGGTGATAATCATTCTTCTGGTTTTGGTTGTGCCGTCCCAAGTTGTAAAAAATAAGGAAGGTGATACCCCTAAGCCTGTACCCCAAACAAGGTCAGATTCGCCAGAACCACCAGAGGCATTCCAGCCATACATTAGCCCAGATTTTACGCCTGCCGATGGGTTCGGAGCAGAACCATTAAGGTTACCACCCAAATACGTCCATGAGTTTGCACCCAATCCGCCATATACATGCAAGCCTCCTAAGGGGAGTGTGCCAATACCCACATTGCCGTCAGCGGTTACACGCATTCTTTCTGTGTTATTAGTACGTGTTACAAAATCATTGTTATCTGTCGTTCCGATAAAATTAGAACCAACAAAAGTTCCCGCATTGCCTAACGTACTCCAACCTGTATTGGCATTGAGCAAATAGGTCCAAGCCGAGCCGTTGTAATGATAAAAGCCTGTTGTTCCATCTGTTTGGTACACCAACAAGCCCGTGGCGGGGCTGCTGATGGCAACACGTTGGGCGACGGTCATGCGCGGAGTAAGTAGGCCTTTGGTAGTGGATTTTACGTCCAACATGGCAGAATTGTCTGGAGTGGAGTTGTCTGTATTGACGGCTACGCCTTGCGCTAAAGCTACGTTGCTGATACCAATGAAAGCGAAGAATAAGTATTTTTTAAACATAAAAATTGAGATGCAAATAATTGCATTATTAGGTTTGTGAAGTATTGAAGTTATCTAATGAAAAGAATAATGTTTTATTGACTTAAAAAGCACCATTTCATTATTCATTAGTACAAACCTATGTAGAAGATTTTTCTATTTAAAAACAAAGGGACGAAACGCCCGAATTCTGGGACGAATAGCAAAATCAAACAAAAATCATCCAAAATTGAACTAAAACAACACTTAAAAGATGCGTTATTTCAGAAGTATTATATCACCGAAACACTTCCTATCATAATTTCTTAAAAATGAAGAATAGTCTGTAAGGAAGTGTTTCGATAATGGAGCATTTGTTACTTCTGTTTCGCTTCTAACAGAAGTAAACTTTTCAGTTCTTGAATGCTCGCTTCCATGTTATTTAGCTTTGCTTCTACCGAACTGTTTTGGATTTTTAGAGACGCATTTTCTGTTTTCAACGCCTCGATTTGGGCTTGTTGCTCTTTGATGGCATTTACCAATACAGGCACAAGATTTTGATAAGCCATCGAAAGTGTTTCGCCTTTTTCGATGTCACCTTCTTTGCCTTCTACCACCTCCGGTACGATTTTACGAACGTCTTGCGCCAAGAAACCAATTTGACGGTTGGCATTAGGTGTTTGCTTCCAGTTGTAATATACGCCGTTAAGTTGTGATACAAGCGCAAGGGCTTGTGTTACAGGCATTACGTTAGTTTTTAGGCGTGCGTCAGAGCTGTGCGTCCAACCTGTAGTCGTATATTTGCCTGTTGTAGAGCCGTTGTAAACCTGAAGTTTTACAGTTGGCGCGTTTGTACCGATACCAAGGAAACCGCCGTTATTGTAGTTAATAATAGTGTTGTTACTGGCGGTTAAATTGTTGATATACAAATCGCCGCTGGAATTGTTTTGAGCAATATTAGAAGTTTTAGTTGCTCCCGTAACATCGTAAAAATCAATAAAACCAGCTCCAATTTTAGTTTGATAACCTGTTAATTGGCCTACATTGATTTTGCCAGAAGGCACATCTATTTTTTCGCTGGGCGAAGTCGTGCCGACACCCATGTTCCCCGACGCGTCGATGGCCATACGCATGGAATTGGCATTTACATCAAACACAAAAAAAGTATTGGCTACGCCATATCCTGACTCGCTTGCGCCGCCAGTTCCCACTCTATATTCTCTGCCACTGCCTTTATAACTTACCATGGCATAGCTTGTCGCTGTCGTGTTTTCGGTCGTAATCATACCGTTTAGGACATGTAGGCGGCTTGTCGGAGAAGTTGTCCCGATGCCCATATTTCCAGATGCGTCAATGGCCATACGCATGGCATTGGCACTATAATCAAATACAAAAAATTTATCATTTACCCCATAAGTACTTTCACTTGCGTTACCCGTACCTACTCTGTATTCGCGGCCAGTGCCTTTGTAGCCAATCATGGCATAGCTTGTGGCAAGCGTATTTTCGACCAAAATGGTAGGTGATGTACTACTTGTCAGGGCGTGTACTAAACTACTGGGCGAGGTAGTGCCAATACCTACATTGCCTGCGCTTGTGATGGTCACTCTTCTGGTTTTAGTTGTGCCGTTCCAAGTAGTAAAATTTAATGAAGGTGCCGCACCTAAGCCTGTACCCCAAACAAGATCAGACTCACCAAGTCCTCCTGAAGCGTTCCAACCATACATTAACCCGTAGTTCATGCTTGTTGATGGATTGGCTGTACCATTCAGGTTACCACCGATGTATGTCCATGAATTTGCACCCACTGGCCCAGACACGTGCAAAGCCCCCAGAGGGCTTGGTACACCACCAATTCCCACATTGCCAGCACTGGCAATGCGAAAACGTTCTGTATTGTTAGTGCGTGCCACAAAGTCTGTGGCATCTGTTGTGCCAATAAAATTACTACTGGCCGAAGTGCTGCCGTTGCCTGTAACGCCCCAACCTGTATTGCCATTGAGCAAATAAATCCATGCCGAGCCATTATAATGATAAAAACCTGTTGTTCCGTCAGTTTGGTAAACCAATAGACCTGTAGCAGGGCTGCTAATGGCCGCACGTTGCGCTGCTGTCATGCGCGGAGTAAGTAAGCCTTTGGTGGTAGATTTTACGTCCAACATGGCCGAATTGTCGGGGGCTGTATTGTCTGTGTTTACAGCTACACCTTGCGCCAAAGCCATATTGCTTGCGCCTACCAAAGCAATGAATAAGTATTTTTTTAGCATAGTAATGATGCAATAAATTGCAAAATAAGGGTTTGAATAGTTGTATGATTAGGAAATAATAAAAGCAGAAATGATACTTTTTCACACTAATTGCATGTTGATAATTAGTATAAAAAACAACGTTTTAATGTTGAATAATTGGAGTATTTGGGCTGTTGTTGAGTAAAAGAGAGAAACACCCCTAAAAGCAAATATATCAATATGCTTAAACTGGAAACTATATGATAATAATACGCTCTAAACAATAAAAAATTTAGGCAAAAAATACCTTACAAGGCAAATGCAAATTTATTTAAAATAGCTATTTAATAAAAATAAAAGGGACGAAATGCCCGAATTTTGGGACGAATAACAAAAAATTGAATTAATTTAAGTGTGATATATAATAGTAATAAGCGTTTTATTTACGAAAATCCCTTTCTGATGAAAAGAAATAAGTAGTTGATTTTGGGAAGTGTAACTCGTAGTAAAGTGGCTATGTGGCCACGGCGTTAATAAAAATAGTGCGGATAAGGCTTAGTGTATGTAATAATAATTAAATTTGAGGCTTTAATTTAGACTGAAAAAAAACACATTGCTACCAAAAGTTACGAATATAGTCTTGATTTTCAGGCTTTAAAAACTACTTTTGTAGCCCACATCTCCACAACCATGATTGCTTATATAGACGGAAAACTTGTACATAAAGACCCTGCTTTTGTCATTATAGACGTGCACGGCGTAGGCTACCAACTCAAAATTTCGCTTAATACTTACGCTGCCCTCAAAGATTCGTCGGAGCGTTGTCGGTTGCACACCTATTTACACATCAAAGAAGATGCACACACATTGTACGGCTTTTTTGATACGGACGAGAAAAAACTTTTTCTACACTTGATTTCCGTTTCGGGTATTGGGCCGGGTACGGCTTTGTTGGCACTTTCTTCTATGCCTGCCGTCGAGTTGCAACAGGCCATTGCCACCGAAAATTTGCGCGTGGTGCAGTCCATCAAAGGCATTGGCGCGAAAACCGCCCAACGCATGATATTGGAGTTGCGCGACAAAGTACGCAAAGAAGCCATTAGCCAATTTCCTGATATGCCTGATTTGGTTAGCGTTAGTGCGCACAATACGAGCCGCTCGGAGGCGTTATCTGCACTAGTTGCTTTGGGCATTGCCAAGCCTGCGGCCGAAAAAACATTGGATACTATCATCAAACGCGATGGTGCGGACTTGTCGGTAGAAGACCTTATCAAAAAGGCATTAAAGCAATAATCAATACGCTGATTTTCAAGGATTTTATTTTTGAAAAATCACGAAAAGCACACTTTATTATTTTGTTGGTTTTGAGTACAAACTTAAATCGCATTTTCGGTTGAAATCATTTCGTTATTTGCTGTTATTCTTAACATTTATTGGCCTTTCTTTGGGTTCGTGGGCAGAAACGCCCTCTTTTCAGATATTTCCTGAAGAAGAGGATTCTACTCGCAAAGACACAACTCAAAAATATGCGCCCAGTACGCGTCCTACTTATAAGCCTTCCGACCGTTTCGGCGACCCCTTTGCCAACCCGCAAAGCCATTCGCCGTTCCAATTGTCCGACCCTAATGTCCAGACCAAAGTAGAACTGGACTCGGCCACAGGCAAATATGTTATTTATGAAAAAGTCGGCAACTCGGATTATCGCCCCGTCTCGTCGATGACGCGCCGCGAGTACGACCGCTACCGCCTCCGCGAAGGCAACCGCGATTATATGCAAGCCAAATCTGCGGGTTTGGATGCCAACGATGCCGTTGGGAGCAAAGGCCTTATCCCAAAAATTTATATCAACCCCATGTTTGACCGTATTTTTGGCGGTAACTACGTGGACATCAGGCCAAACGGCTCGGTAATGCTTGATTTTGGGGGGCAATGGCAACGCGTACAAAATCCATCGTTTCCGATTCGCCAACAGCGCAACGGCTCGTTTTTGTTCGACCAACAAATAAGTATGAACATCGTCGGCAAAATCGGGGAAAAGCTCAAAATCACGATTAACCAAGACACAAAAGCCAGCTTTGAATTTGAGAATAATATTCGCCTCGAATACACGGGCTACGACAACGAAATTATCCAAAAAATAGAATTGGGTAATGTGAGTTTGCCGATTAGTAGCAGTTTGATTACGGGGGCACAAAATTTGTTTGGGGTAAAAACGCAATTGCAATTTGGCCGCCTCAAAATTACGTCGGTGGCTTCCACACAGCGCGGCAAAACTGACAAAATCACGATCAAAGGCGGTGCACAAACCCGCGATATTTCTATTCGTGCCGACCAATATGAAAACAACCGCCACTTTTTCTTGTCGCAATTTTTCCGCAATCGCTACGATGCTTCGCTCAAATCCTTGCCTGTCATTACTTCTGGCGTTACGGTTACGCGCGTGGAAGCTTACATTACCAACCGCGCCAGCAATACCCAAACGCTTCGTAACATTGTAGGTTTCTTGGATATGGGGGAAGGTTCGCCGCACCGTAGCACGTGGCAAGCCGCAGGGCAAGACAGCTTAAGGCCTGCCCAAAATGGCGCAAACTCGCTGTATAGCACTATTTTGGCAGATGCTAACCTACGCGACAATCCAAGCACGGCGTTAATTTCTGCGCCATATACACTTACGCAAGGTTCTGATTTTGATGTAATTAGAGGTGCAAGAAGGCTCACCGAAAAAGACTTTAAATTTCATGCCCAACTCGGCTACATTAGCTTGAACACGCCTTTGCAATCGGATGAAGTGTTGGCTGTTTCGTTTGAATATACTTACAATGGCGTGGTGTACAAAGTCGGTGAAATGACCGAAGATTATTCTACACTCGACGACAGCAAGCACATTTACTTGAAACTATTGCGTCCTGCACGTCTGCAAACCGATTTGCCTACATGGAAATTGTTGATGAAAAACATTTACTCGCTGGGCGCATCGCAAGTTTCTAAAGACAATTTTCAGTTGCGCGTCGTGTATCGCGACGACTCGTCGGGCGTGGACAATCCAAGTTTGCCGCGTGGCGTGAATCTTAAAGATATACCGTTGGTGAAAGTGTTTGGAGTAGATAAAATCAATCCTGTCAATGAGTTACAACCTGACGGTAACTACGATTTTATTGATGGCGTAACGATTGATGCTCAAAATGGCCGCGTTATTTTCCCTGTCATTGAGCCTTTCGGCAGTTATTTGCAAAGCAAATTTGTAACAGGAGAAGAGGCCTTAATTAATCGCTATGTTTATTCCGAACTCTACAACCGCACACAATCCGACGCGCAGCAAATTGCCAGCAAATCCAAGTTTTATTTGATAGGCAAAACGCAGTCCAGCTCGTCGAGCGAAATCACGCTGCCTGGTATCAACATTGCGCAAGGCTCTGTGGTGGTGATGGCGGGCATTACGCCTCTGGTCGAAAACCAACATTATACCGTAGATTATGATTTGGGGCGCGTGCGTATCATTGACCAAGGGATTTTAAGTTCAGGCCAAACCATTGAAATTCGTTACGAAAAAGCCGACTTGTTTGGTTTCCAACAACGTTCGTTCTTTGGTTCGCGCTGGGATTATACCGTAAATAAAAACTTTAACGTGGGCGGTACGCTTTTGTATTTGAACGAAAGGCCGCTTATTCGCCGCGTGAGTGTGGGCGACGAACCTACCAAAAATACAATGCTTGGTTTTGATGTCAATTACAAAACAGACTCAAGATTTTTGACTAAAATGGTGGACAAACTGCCTTTTATTCAAACCAAAGAAACCTCAAACATTACACTTGCAGCAGAATATGCCCGCATCATTCCAGGTACGTCGCGCTTCGTAGATAAAACGGGTAGCGGCCTTTCGTACATAGACGACTTTGAAGGAACGCGTACCACTTACGACCTGACACGCCAGCCTGTTTTGCACTGGAAATATTCGTCTGTGCCCGTTAGTATTCAGGGAAGTAATACAAGTAATGGCTTAGATGTAAACTATCACCGTGCGCGTTTGGCGTGGTATAACATTGATAATGTTTTTTATAGACAAACAGGCACACTCAAGCCTAAAAACATTACAGCTAAAGACTTAGAAAATAACTATAGCCGTGCCGTTGGGCCTTTCGAGGTGTTTCCCAACAGGTCGGCCAGTGCTGTAAACCTCAACGAAGTAACTTTCGACATGGCTTTTTATCCTTCGGAAAGAGGCCAATACAACTACAATCCGAATCTTAATACAGATGGCACATTGCCCAACCCCGAACAAAGTTGGGGAGGTATTACGCGCCGCGTGAGTTCGGATACAGACTTTGACAATGCCAATATCGAGTACATCGAATTTTGGATGATGGATCCATTTTTGGAAGGTGAAAATGGCAACATCGAAGGCAATACGACAGCCGTAGGCCGTCAGGGTTCGTTAGTTTTTGACTTGGGTACTATTTCGGAAGATGCCTTGCCCGATGGCCGCCAATCGTTCGAGAACGGCTTGCCAACCGAAGGCCAACGCGCTGCCACTCAAACTACTACTTGGGCAAAAGTACCAGAGCAACAATGGCTTACGGGAGCTTTTGATAATGCAGCAGGAGCACGCCAAGCCCAAGACGTAGGCTTGGATGGTATGAGTAACACGGAAGAGGCCGAAACATTCCAATCGTTCCTAACGGGTGCGCAAAGTAAAGTAACGCCTGAGGTTTATGCACAAATCGCCGCCGACCCTTCAAACGATGATTTCCACTACCATTTAGGCGACGATTACGACCAAGCCGATGCCAAAATTTTACAACGTTACAAGCGTTTCAACAGCTTGCACGGCAACTCTCCCGAAAATTCAGGTTCATTTTATACGCCTGCTTCTACCAACTTGCCCGACAACGAAGACATTAACGACGACCGCACCGTAAACAGCGAAAACGCTTATTATTCCTACAAAATCAATGTTAATCAAAACGATTTTACGGTAGGGAATAACTACATCGTGGATATGTTGCAGCCAGCAGGTAAAGACAGCAAATGGTATTTGTTCCGTATCCCAGTGAAAGACCTCACGCACCCGAACGTATTGCCTAAAACAGGTAATATTTCTGATTTTAAATCAATTCGCTATATGCGTATGTATATGACGGGCTTTAGCAAACCTGTAGTATTGCGTTTTGTACAGTTTCAGTTGGTGGCCAGCCAATGGCGCAAATATGTCGGCACGCTCAACACAGACGGTTCGGGTTCTGTAAATGAAGATGAATCGGCCTTTACGGTTTCTGCCGTGAACATCGAAGAAAACGGCTCGGACGCGAACGCAACCAAAGTGCCTTATCCGAAATGTTTCTTCCGCGACCGCGACGTAACTTCAAACGTCAATCGTCAACTCAACGAACAATCGCTTTCGCTTTGTGCCGAGCGCGTCAATGATGGAGAATCAAAAGCTGTTTACAAAAACATCAAAATGGACTTTTTGAACTACAAGCGTTTGCAAATGGACATTTCGGCTCAAACTTCCGACATCAAAACCAAAGACAGACAAGTGTCGGCGTTCGTGCGTTTGGGTACAGATTTCACCGACAACTATTACGAAATCGAAATTCCACTGACGCTTACAGCCGTAGGCGTGCGTGCCACCGACCCCGATGTTTGTAGCAAAGTATTCCCTGATGTGAACAAATTAGATATTCATTTCTCGGATTTGTATAGAGCAAAACTGCTGCGCAATTCGTCTAAAGGCAACAATTTGGCCACTTCAGACCCTATCATTGTAGGCAATCAGATTATCACGGTGCGCGGTAACCCCGATTTGAGTACAGCCACTGCCGTCATGATTGGTATTCGTAACCCTGGAGGGCGTTCGGGCGGCGACCCCAA
This genomic stretch from Flexibacter flexilis DSM 6793 harbors:
- the sov gene encoding T9SS outer membrane translocon Sov/SprA produces the protein MKSFRYLLLFLTFIGLSLGSWAETPSFQIFPEEEDSTRKDTTQKYAPSTRPTYKPSDRFGDPFANPQSHSPFQLSDPNVQTKVELDSATGKYVIYEKVGNSDYRPVSSMTRREYDRYRLREGNRDYMQAKSAGLDANDAVGSKGLIPKIYINPMFDRIFGGNYVDIRPNGSVMLDFGGQWQRVQNPSFPIRQQRNGSFLFDQQISMNIVGKIGEKLKITINQDTKASFEFENNIRLEYTGYDNEIIQKIELGNVSLPISSSLITGAQNLFGVKTQLQFGRLKITSVASTQRGKTDKITIKGGAQTRDISIRADQYENNRHFFLSQFFRNRYDASLKSLPVITSGVTVTRVEAYITNRASNTQTLRNIVGFLDMGEGSPHRSTWQAAGQDSLRPAQNGANSLYSTILADANLRDNPSTALISAPYTLTQGSDFDVIRGARRLTEKDFKFHAQLGYISLNTPLQSDEVLAVSFEYTYNGVVYKVGEMTEDYSTLDDSKHIYLKLLRPARLQTDLPTWKLLMKNIYSLGASQVSKDNFQLRVVYRDDSSGVDNPSLPRGVNLKDIPLVKVFGVDKINPVNELQPDGNYDFIDGVTIDAQNGRVIFPVIEPFGSYLQSKFVTGEEALINRYVYSELYNRTQSDAQQIASKSKFYLIGKTQSSSSSEITLPGINIAQGSVVVMAGITPLVENQHYTVDYDLGRVRIIDQGILSSGQTIEIRYEKADLFGFQQRSFFGSRWDYTVNKNFNVGGTLLYLNERPLIRRVSVGDEPTKNTMLGFDVNYKTDSRFLTKMVDKLPFIQTKETSNITLAAEYARIIPGTSRFVDKTGSGLSYIDDFEGTRTTYDLTRQPVLHWKYSSVPVSIQGSNTSNGLDVNYHRARLAWYNIDNVFYRQTGTLKPKNITAKDLENNYSRAVGPFEVFPNRSASAVNLNEVTFDMAFYPSERGQYNYNPNLNTDGTLPNPEQSWGGITRRVSSDTDFDNANIEYIEFWMMDPFLEGENGNIEGNTTAVGRQGSLVFDLGTISEDALPDGRQSFENGLPTEGQRAATQTTTWAKVPEQQWLTGAFDNAAGARQAQDVGLDGMSNTEEAETFQSFLTGAQSKVTPEVYAQIAADPSNDDFHYHLGDDYDQADAKILQRYKRFNSLHGNSPENSGSFYTPASTNLPDNEDINDDRTVNSENAYYSYKINVNQNDFTVGNNYIVDMLQPAGKDSKWYLFRIPVKDLTHPNVLPKTGNISDFKSIRYMRMYMTGFSKPVVLRFVQFQLVASQWRKYVGTLNTDGSGSVNEDESAFTVSAVNIEENGSDANATKVPYPKCFFRDRDVTSNVNRQLNEQSLSLCAERVNDGESKAVYKNIKMDFLNYKRLQMDISAQTSDIKTKDRQVSAFVRLGTDFTDNYYEIEIPLTLTAVGVRATDPDVCSKVFPDVNKLDIHFSDLYRAKLLRNSSKGNNLATSDPIIVGNQIITVRGNPDLSTATAVMIGIRNPGGRSGGDPNDDQLPKSVCIWVNELRVSEFDKNQGWATTGRMSVKLADFATITASGKYSTIGFGSIEQKISERSRSNDASFSTSANVTLDKFFPKSLGIRLPMYVSYDFQNSTPKFDPLNPDILLENSVDAYGERGAEYRRLVQDRSQRKSINFTNVQKTKVGGSGKQHIYDLENLSFSYAYSETKRSSSTIADYTQWTRKYAVGYNFNNNAGTWEPFKKWKRLKSPYLKLIKDFNFSFLPNSLAFRADLDRAFTRTALRSATNVFDSVATAQFEKAYTLNRTYALGWAFTKSLTFNYTADVKSVIDEPTGNIDNTPLRAGSTKTRRDSVRQNLEKLGRMKNFNHQLRANYRVPLDKLPLTDWLGADLTYTAGYTWTASAVGIADTLGNTIQNNRDRSINGRIDLLKLYNKVKFLSKINNEQPKKKAPKVDESKLTPQEKLKLKQKKAAEDTIKKPREFRLLKGIARTIMSVKNINFSYSIAENTVLPGYRPNVTYLGMKDFEAPTAGFVFWGDQDPTVRFTAAEKGWLGTSKALNQSFAQARTENFSARATLEPLRDFRLQLEMRRTSSASYQEVFRDTSLSGAPQYASLSPSRTGTYSISFIAIRTAFAKSKNDVENRSQVFKDFEQNRMIIKERLDQLNGTAGTSAYDTNSQHVLIPAFIAAYGGKDANSVSLSAFPDNKLWGLIPIPLPNWRVDYAGLTRIDWLADKFSAINLTHSYTSNYTVANYTSSLQYGTEYLGTLSQLENTNVRLDKTNSSGNIIPLYNIGAVAISEKFAPFIGINLRTKGKTTFKIDYNRERTLTLNVSNAQITDISSRDITFGVGYQKAGFKLPFKSQGRSIVLKNEITMRCDVTVRETIGIQRKIDQINTITQGFIDYQIKPTINYVVNQRLNVQAYFERQVNTPRISTSYKRTNTRFGIQLRFSLS